The Xanthomonas fragariae genome has a segment encoding these proteins:
- a CDS encoding ABC transporter ATP-binding protein: MPPAISISGLHVAYRGRAVLQGLDMQVAPGTVYALLGGNGAGKSSTLSTLLGFVKPTSGSLLVDGIDPVAHPGKARARLAYLPENVALYEHLSALENADYLLSLAGQRRSQAEIGQVFAAAGLQREAWNQRLAGFSKGMRQKVAIAVATLRQVPVLLLDEPTSGLDPRAIADFNRLVSSVRERGGAVLMVTHDLLGAVDVADRIGFLENGRIADDIGAGDSGFDVRTLHARFAHPQNRAA; this comes from the coding sequence GTGCCCCCTGCAATTTCAATCTCCGGCCTGCACGTGGCCTATCGTGGTCGCGCCGTGCTGCAGGGCCTGGATATGCAAGTCGCGCCAGGTACCGTTTACGCATTGCTGGGCGGCAATGGCGCTGGCAAATCATCCACGCTTTCCACGCTGTTGGGTTTCGTCAAACCCACCTCCGGCAGCTTGCTGGTGGACGGCATCGACCCGGTCGCCCATCCGGGCAAGGCGCGTGCGCGCCTGGCGTATTTGCCGGAAAACGTCGCGCTCTACGAACACCTGAGTGCGCTGGAAAATGCCGACTATCTGCTCTCACTTGCCGGCCAGCGCCGCAGCCAGGCAGAGATTGGCCAGGTGTTTGCAGCCGCAGGCTTGCAGCGCGAGGCTTGGAACCAGCGGTTGGCGGGGTTCTCCAAAGGCATGCGGCAGAAAGTGGCCATCGCGGTCGCCACGCTGCGCCAGGTGCCGGTGCTGTTGTTGGACGAGCCCACCTCCGGCCTGGACCCCCGCGCCATCGCCGATTTCAATCGATTGGTCAGCAGCGTGCGTGAGCGCGGCGGTGCGGTGCTGATGGTGACGCATGATCTGCTTGGCGCGGTGGATGTGGCCGACCGTATCGGCTTTCTCGAAAACGGCCGCATTGCCGATGACATCGGCGCTGGCGACAGCGGTTTCGACGTGCGCACCTTGCATGCACGCTTCGCACATCCGCAGAACCGGGCCGCATGA
- a CDS encoding ABC transporter permease, translating to MSPVLLVAREELRFLARNRSAAIGVVLLMSITLVATLTAAHHQREVAEFRARQQQAAQQAFQAQPDRHPHRVVHYGHFIYRPLPALAAFDSGVDAFTGNSMFLEGHRQNTANFGDVRQSSLLVRFGQLTPAFVLQVLAPLMLVFLGYGVVAREQETGTLRALLLQGATRWQLLGGKYLALAVVAGACLLPALVGLAPIAVLPGQTLPVALLVLAYSAYLLVWCALVLAVSMLCRRGRDALLVSLALWVWLALLVPRMAPDAASAAYRLPTRLETDVAIQRDLRTLGDSHTPDDPHFSQFKQQTLDRYGVQRVEDLPVNYKGLLALEGERLTSSLFERYAARDSRIQKEQNLLVRTFALLSPTVALRELSMTLAETDLHAHARFLAQAERYRYTLVQQLNQLQADAVSMADDTAQDAGADQRKRISSEHWHKIPVFAFQPAFAAEVVHAASAALGLVGAWLLAALCMVVVAGRGVGVAR from the coding sequence ATGAGTCCTGTGCTGTTGGTCGCGCGCGAAGAATTACGCTTTCTGGCGCGCAATCGTTCCGCTGCCATCGGTGTGGTTCTGTTGATGTCGATCACGCTGGTGGCGACGTTGACAGCGGCGCATCATCAGCGTGAGGTCGCCGAGTTCCGCGCGCGTCAGCAACAGGCCGCACAGCAGGCATTCCAAGCGCAACCGGATCGCCATCCGCATCGGGTGGTGCATTACGGCCATTTCATCTATCGCCCGTTACCGGCGCTTGCCGCGTTCGATTCCGGCGTGGATGCGTTCACCGGCAACAGCATGTTTTTGGAAGGGCATCGCCAGAACACCGCCAACTTCGGCGACGTGCGTCAGAGCTCGTTGCTGGTGCGCTTCGGCCAACTGACGCCTGCATTCGTGCTGCAGGTGCTGGCACCGCTGATGCTGGTGTTTTTGGGCTACGGCGTGGTGGCGCGCGAGCAGGAGACCGGCACGCTGCGCGCACTGTTGCTGCAGGGTGCGACACGTTGGCAATTGCTTGGCGGCAAATATCTCGCACTCGCTGTAGTGGCCGGCGCCTGTCTGTTGCCGGCACTGGTGGGCCTGGCGCCTATCGCAGTGTTGCCGGGCCAGACGTTGCCGGTTGCGCTGCTGGTGCTGGCCTACAGCGCTTATCTGTTGGTGTGGTGCGCGCTGGTGCTGGCGGTGTCCATGCTGTGCCGTCGCGGCCGCGATGCGCTGCTGGTGTCGCTGGCCCTTTGGGTATGGCTGGCATTGCTGGTGCCGCGCATGGCACCGGATGCGGCCAGTGCCGCCTATCGTTTGCCGACGCGGTTGGAAACCGATGTGGCGATCCAGCGCGATCTGCGCACGCTCGGCGACAGCCACACTCCGGACGACCCGCACTTTTCGCAGTTCAAGCAGCAGACGCTCGATCGTTACGGCGTGCAGCGCGTGGAAGACCTGCCGGTGAACTACAAAGGCCTGCTTGCGCTGGAAGGCGAGCGGCTCACCTCAAGCTTGTTCGAACGCTACGCGGCGCGCGATTCGCGCATTCAGAAGGAACAGAATCTGCTAGTACGCACTTTCGCTTTGCTGAGCCCGACAGTCGCATTACGCGAACTGTCGATGACGCTGGCAGAAACCGATCTGCATGCGCACGCGCGTTTTCTCGCCCAGGCTGAGCGCTATCGCTACACGCTGGTGCAGCAGCTCAACCAACTGCAAGCCGATGCAGTGAGCATGGCCGACGACACCGCGCAGGATGCCGGCGCCGACCAGCGCAAGCGCATTTCGTCCGAGCATTGGCACAAGATTCCGGTGTTCGCGTTCCAGCCGGCGTTCGCCGCTGAGGTGGTACATGCGGCAAGTGCTGCGCTTGGCCTGGTCGGAGCATGGTTGCTCGCTGCGCTGTGCATGGTGGTGGTGGCCGGGCGAGGTGTGGGAGTGGCGCGCTGA
- a CDS encoding DUF3526 domain-containing protein yields the protein MVLWKYELLLLLRARAALAGLLLLTLLTVCSLVSGQHTIDAQRDNIARIAALQQEDDAAVADYVARSNDAGSAAYYSFHPTWDMPSPLAFAVVGMRDVSPYILRVRALGLEAQIFDGDSYNPELALAGRFDYAFVLVFLLPLFAIALLFDLRSGEREAGRARMLAALPGAGTALLVRRVAVRAAAVLVCLSVPFAVAATLNAVPLLQQLAVLALSCVHLLFWVLLAVLVGRSRWRPAAHATALATCWVVLALVAPAFAHVVINQAVPVNQGTEIARLQREAVNHAWDIPRAETMQAFYTKNPQWADSAPLTSAFHYKWYFAFHENGDQQVAPQVAAYRQGLQRREALAQRVASVLPPVALQAALTRLADTDLQAQLAYQDRIRVYHQALRAFYYGYLFRDLPFTRDDFGRAPRFDATADPAP from the coding sequence ATGGTGCTGTGGAAGTACGAACTGCTGTTGTTGCTGCGCGCACGCGCGGCGCTTGCCGGATTGCTGCTGCTTACCTTGTTGACGGTCTGCAGCCTGGTCTCCGGGCAGCATACGATCGATGCGCAACGCGACAACATCGCACGTATTGCAGCGCTGCAGCAGGAAGACGATGCTGCGGTGGCGGATTATGTGGCGCGCTCCAACGATGCCGGCAGCGCGGCTTACTACAGCTTCCACCCCACGTGGGACATGCCATCGCCGCTGGCGTTTGCAGTGGTGGGAATGCGCGATGTATCGCCGTACATCCTGCGTGTGCGGGCACTGGGCCTGGAAGCACAGATCTTTGATGGCGATAGCTACAACCCCGAGCTCGCCTTGGCCGGACGCTTCGATTATGCCTTCGTGCTGGTGTTCTTGTTGCCGCTGTTCGCGATCGCGTTGCTGTTCGATCTGCGCTCCGGCGAACGCGAAGCCGGGCGTGCACGCATGCTGGCTGCGTTGCCGGGTGCCGGCACCGCTTTATTGGTGCGGCGCGTGGCGGTGCGTGCGGCGGCGGTGCTGGTGTGCCTGAGTGTGCCGTTTGCGGTGGCTGCAACCCTCAACGCGGTGCCGCTGCTGCAGCAACTGGCCGTATTGGCATTGAGCTGCGTCCATCTGCTGTTCTGGGTGTTGCTGGCGGTGCTGGTCGGGCGCAGTCGCTGGCGGCCGGCCGCGCATGCCACTGCATTGGCGACCTGCTGGGTGGTGCTGGCCTTGGTGGCACCGGCGTTTGCACATGTAGTCATCAATCAGGCGGTGCCGGTCAATCAAGGCACCGAGATCGCGCGGCTGCAGCGCGAGGCGGTCAACCATGCCTGGGATATCCCGCGTGCGGAAACCATGCAGGCGTTCTATACGAAGAATCCGCAATGGGCCGATTCGGCGCCACTGACCAGCGCGTTCCATTACAAGTGGTATTTCGCTTTCCACGAAAACGGCGATCAACAGGTGGCGCCGCAGGTCGCAGCGTATCGCCAAGGATTGCAGCGACGCGAAGCGCTGGCGCAACGCGTCGCCAGCGTATTGCCGCCGGTTGCGTTGCAGGCAGCGTTGACGCGCCTGGCGGACACCGATCTGCAAGCGCAGTTGGCCTATCAAGATCGCATCCGCGTCTATCACCAGGCGTTGCGGGCGTTCTATTACGGCTATCTATTCCGCGACCTGCCATTTACGCGCGACGACTTCGGGCGCGCGCCACGATTCGATGCGACGGCTGATCCCGCGCCATAG